The genomic stretch ATCATAGTTAGGAATTAATTGACCGATAATGCCTAAGTCGTTTAAGTCTGGCTTTACACAGTTATTAGGGCAGCCGCCTACAGCAATTTTAAATTTATGAGGTAATTTTACGCTTGCATAGCCATTATAAAAACGTTCGTGAATTTCTTCTGAAAGTTCAAATGTGTCAATAAGACCATATTGGCAAGTGGTTCCTTTGCAAGATACAACCGGACGTACTTTTGAACCGGTACCGCCGGTAACAAGTCCTTCCTTTGCAATATATTCACGGAATTTCTCAATGTTATCGTAATGAACGCCTTGGCATTCAAGTGTTAATCTTGTTGTCATAGTAACGATACCGTTACCATAAATTTCAGATGCCTCAGATAAGCATTTGTTCTGAGCTGCAGTAATTTTACCATTTACAGTAATAATTCTTGCTGAAAAGTTATCAGTTCCCTTGTTTCTAAGAAACCCAAGGGCCTTTACTCTTTTTTCATCTTCTGCAGTTACTTTTAATTGTGTCATGTTTTTCCCTCCATAAAATTAGTTAACTTCTATCTATAACTCAATTGAATTAAATATAGATCCACCTTCAAGAACCAAAGTATTTGTATATCCGAAGTGTTTCAGGCGATTTTGTAATAAATAGGCTCTTTTACCTTTGGAACAGGCCAGTAATAGTTTATCATCCAATGAATAGTCCGCAACTTTGCCGGTAACCTTTGTTAAATCCATATAAGGAGCACCTGCAATGGATGGGGCAATAGAGGCATCAATTAATTTGATACCTTCAGCCTTACCAGCCTTGTAATCTGTTGGAGTGATACTATTAAAAGCACCACTTATTTTATTTAAAAGAACATTCACCGTATGGGATAATGGATGAATTGCTGTAGAGAATGGAGGTGCATACGCTAAATCCATGTTCTCGATATCTTCTAATGTTGCCTTCATCGTAAGGGCTGTAACTGCGATATCAATCATTTT from Lacrimispora sphenoides JCM 1415 encodes the following:
- a CDS encoding (4Fe-4S)-binding protein; this translates as MTQLKVTAEDEKRVKALGFLRNKGTDNFSARIITVNGKITAAQNKCLSEASEIYGNGIVTMTTRLTLECQGVHYDNIEKFREYIAKEGLVTGGTGSKVRPVVSCKGTTCQYGLIDTFELSEEIHERFYNGYASVKLPHKFKIAVGGCPNNCVKPDLNDLGIIGQLIPNYDEDNCNACKKCSVVESCPMAAATLVDGVPTIDKDVCNNCGRCVGKCHFDCIEDGISGYKIYIGGRWGKKVAHGISLDRVFTSKEEALAIIEKTILLYREQGQTGERLSDTISRIGFENVQAQLYANDLLDRKQEILDAKLHLVGGATC